CCAACGACATCAGCAATGCCTGCCCGCGGGTGATGCTGGTTTTGGGCTTTTCTTCGGGCGGGATGGATGGCGCGGCAGGTTCTTCGGGAGCAAGACCATCAGTGGGGATTTCGGCATCCACTTCGAGCGCGTCCGTTTCGGCTTCGGGGGGCGGGGCTTCCTCGGGGGTGGCCGGTGTTTCTTCAAGGGGTTCTGCCTCCGGGGCAATGTCATCCCCCGCGATTTCCACCAATGGAACCAGACGGTCAAACAGCGCCGCGCCAATGCCTTCGATGGTTTGCAGTTCATTCGCATCGACAAAAGGGCGCGCCGCAACAATGCGCTCGGCGATTGCCGGGCCAACTCCCGGAAGAGAGGTGAGTTCTTCGGCCGAGGCCGTGTTGAGATTAAGCAATGCGGTCATTGGTGAAACTCCTTTCATGACAGTATCTCAAGTATAGTCGATATTAAGTGAAAAAAGCCAGACCCTATGGCCTGGCTTTTTTCGGAGAAGAGATGCCTGGTGGTGCTTATTTCTTGTTGACTTTAATGGTGATGGGGCGCTGTTCTTCCACTTTGGGGATGCGCAAGGTGAGGATGCCATCTTTGAGAGCGGCTTCGGCATCGTCGGATACCAGATTTGCCGGGAAGCGCAGGTGGCGCTGGAAGGTTCCGGCAGGGCGCTCGCGGCGCAAGTAGCCTTCGGTGTCTTCTTCGGTTTTGAACTCGCCGTGGATGCCGACAATATTTTCTTGGATCTCAATGTTAATATCGTCGGCGCTTAGGCCGGGCAGCGTGGCAATGATTTCATAGGCTTCTGCATCTTCACGCACATCTACGGGGATGTGAATATCACAGTTGGCAGCCGCGTTGCGGGCAATACGGTCGCCCTGCATCATGCGGCGGCGCATATGGGCACGTTGGTGAGGGGTCATATATAGGTTCATCATGCTGTTTTCTCCTGTATGAGTGGGTTGATTGTATTTGTTGTACGCATATAATCATACAGGGAAACTATTAGAGTTTTGCTAGCGGAATATTAGAGGCGCGAAAAATTTTTATTGGATTTTTGTATGCGAGGAGGAACATTGAAGACTTCCGAGTTTTTATCAATCTCAGAAGTCTTCAATCGCGCGCACGGGCCGTGATGATCAGATGGGTGGACTCGTCGGGGTTAAATTTTTCGCCGTCGTAATCGCCGCGAGTGGCAACGATTTCAAGCCCCGCTTTTTCAAAGGCGGCGTAGATGGCTGCAATTTCCTGGTGCAGGTGGTATGCGGTCAGACTTTGGCGCTCGATACGGCCATCGGGGAAAATGTGGTCGTAATGCCACTGGAAAGCAACGCCCTGATCGCGGCGCTGCCATTGGCTGGTGACTTCAACCGGATTCCCGCTGAGGGGGTGTGTGAAAATCAGTTCCACTTCCGGGTCGCCGGTTGGGGGTAGTTCGGCCAGAAACAGCGGATTGGGCATACTGACCACGAAATATGCGCCGGGCTGACTGTGCAGGCGTACGCGGTTAAGAACAGCCTGGCGGTCGGCGAGGGGCAGTGTGCTAAAGGTGTTGCAGGGCATCAGAATCAGGCCGAAGCGGCTGGTGAGACAAAAATGGCGAAAATCGCCGCGGATGAGCGTGACTTGAGCGGCGCGGCTTGCGGGCAAATGGATGCGCAGCAATGCCAGCATATTAGCGTCGTTGTCCACGCCGAAGATGCGCCCCCCTGTTTCGGCGAGGGGTAGCAGTACGCGCCCGGTTCCGCAGCCCAGTTCAAGAATTGGGCCGGGGAATTGTTCGGCCTGCGCCAGCCAAAAGGGGATGTCTTCGGCTTCGATAGAATGGTGAGTGTGGTAGAGCAGGGGCAAATCGGTCATTATTTCTTCTCGCGTTGCCGGAACCAGTGTTCCACAGCCTGATGGTGAGCATCGGAGGCCCATAGCGGGGGGA
The DNA window shown above is from Chloroflexota bacterium and carries:
- a CDS encoding Hsp20/alpha crystallin family protein; this translates as MMNLYMTPHQRAHMRRRMMQGDRIARNAAANCDIHIPVDVREDAEAYEIIATLPGLSADDINIEIQENIVGIHGEFKTEEDTEGYLRRERPAGTFQRHLRFPANLVSDDAEAALKDGILTLRIPKVEEQRPITIKVNKK
- a CDS encoding class I SAM-dependent methyltransferase, with protein sequence MTDLPLLYHTHHSIEAEDIPFWLAQAEQFPGPILELGCGTGRVLLPLAETGGRIFGVDNDANMLALLRIHLPASRAAQVTLIRGDFRHFCLTSRFGLILMPCNTFSTLPLADRQAVLNRVRLHSQPGAYFVVSMPNPLFLAELPPTGDPEVELIFTHPLSGNPVEVTSQWQRRDQGVAFQWHYDHIFPDGRIERQSLTAYHLHQEIAAIYAAFEKAGLEIVATRGDYDGEKFNPDESTHLIITARARD